The following proteins are co-located in the Raphanus sativus cultivar WK10039 unplaced genomic scaffold, ASM80110v3 Scaffold1944, whole genome shotgun sequence genome:
- the LOC108849987 gene encoding S-protein homolog 9-like, which yields MNRLSCFLITIALIVGSGNAIWEKNSVHFKSSLRPGNTLRIRCTSNDDDLGVHLLSPGQTYDFSFHDSLLKTYFDCTLHQGPNFSFHASFTAYKSGGGIIRYGKTNFWDAREDGMYFTHGQEAPKLEYKWTHV from the coding sequence ATGAATAGGCTCTCGTGCTTTTTGATTACCATTGCATTGATCGTTGGGTCTGGTAACGCAATCTGGGAAAAAAACAGTGTCCACTTCAAAAGTTCTCTTCGTCCGGGCAACACTCTCAGGATTCGTTGTACATCGAACGATGACGACTTGGGTGTTCATTTGTTGAGCCCTGGACAGACCTACGACTTTAGTTTTCATGATAGTCTTTTGAAGACCTATTTCGATTGTACCTTACACCAGGGTCCTAATTTCTCGTTTCATGCAAGTTTTACAGCTTATAAAAGTGGTGGTGGCATTATTCGTTATGGTAAGACCAATTTTTGGGATGCTAGAGAAGATGGCATGTACTTCACACACGGTCAAGAAGCTCCCAAGTTAGAGTATAAGTGGACACATGTTTAA